The Lemur catta isolate mLemCat1 chromosome 8, mLemCat1.pri, whole genome shotgun sequence genome has a segment encoding these proteins:
- the AMER3 gene encoding APC membrane recruitment protein 3 has translation MELKRGKTFIKSSLQASHEKPADPAATAPTGEGAGPRSVPLGAQHRLHGEKDPQASPGAQERDSHPSRGAQPDPGGSPAASCEAAFKLIRKSRTHDSVPRAGRAAASPGQLAGSASFPGPSGSQRMIDYRHFVPQVPFVPAVAKSIPRKRISLKRPKKCFRNLFHIRRNKTENLSSLEAKGKGSLSPGGPPDAGGERGKAFPAQGEGPGPDSPWQDLSDSELLPDASFDLCRALCEDVASLQSFDSLTGCGEIFADESSVPSLGLNGGLESPAGAPQDLDSTVPRGPFQGSVEQLASPAQSEAADFTKFWDSVNRSVRQQQRALLGPWLAAPRGTDTERPRLDAAGLAQLPLCPCRDPRSGSKASSVDTGTPKSEQPESVSTSDEGYYDSFSPGLEEDRKEATSPGTPAAPFPRDSYSGDALYELFHDPSEGPVGPSPDDDLCVSESLSGPALGTPLSMCSFHVGAEENLAPAPGPDLLSQGFLQSSWKGKECLLKLCNTELAITMGIVSWLRRGPAPRAPPTPEEPTAPPGPQRAPRARAEKLEGRGAQPSDAGGPTVCSAPRRQELWECSGTKCLLAGASEVPVGTGQGPSTLSRHPSLEKGTAGHPESLFSSVVSAAAATADTSNKNKAPSPSARPSSQKEPRLPGDLGCFQGPWRPGRGGSTLDTEPMLTGCVARVAALQIHQDGQPPPGRPLRQDAGSGFFGQPRAKSPDTLLRKQPSSPPSVATARDLPSLASAQDRRCQDHISDLSRLKVEPAGLSVQAGASVESQSPQLSTGAGEQVAHGSLLDSEAPLAPADWRRPQHQRPETLGLTLDSQRERGPLASAPECRCSLLAREGLLYG, from the coding sequence ATGGAACTGAAGAGAGGAAAGACCTTCATCAAATCCAGCCTGCAGGCTTCCCACGAGAAACCCGCAGACCCAGCAGCCACTGCCCCCACGGGGGAGGGTGCAGGCCCCCGGTCAGTCCCGCTGGGGGCACAGCACAGGCTCCACGGTGAGAAAGACCCGCAGGCCAGTCCCGGAGCCCAAGAGCGTGACAGCCACCCCAGCCGGGGTGCACAGCCAGACCCTGGCGGGAGTCCGGCAGCCTCCTGTGAGGCCGCCTTTAAGCTGATACGAAAAAGCAGGACTCACGACAGTGTGCCGAGGGCTGGCAGGGCAGCAGCCTCCCCCGGGCAGCTGGCAGGCAGTGCCAGCTTCCCGGGGCCCTCGGGCAGCCAGCGCATGATCGACTACCGCCACTTTGTGCCCCAGGTGCCCTTCGTGCCGGCTGTGGCCAAGAGCATCCCAAGGAAGAGAATTTCCCTGAAACGGCCTAAGAAGTGCTTTCGGAACCTCTTCCACATTCGCAGAAACAAGACTGAGAACTTGTCCTCACTAGAAGCCAAGGGGAAGGGCTCACTCTCCCCCGGGGGCCCACCGGACGCTGGAGGGGAACGAGGCAAAGCCTTCCCCGCCCAGGGTGAGGGGCCAGGGCCAGACAGCCCGTGGCAGGACCTGTCGGACAGTGAGCTCCTGCCTGACGCGTCCTTCGACCTCTGCAGGGCCCTGTGCGAGGACGTGGCCTCGCTCCAGAGCTTCGACTCGCTCACGGGCTGCGGGGAGATCTTTGCTGACGAGAGCTCAGTGCCATCCCTGGGGCTGAACGGAGGCCTGGAGAGCCCAGCTGGCGCTCCCCAGGACCTGGACAGCACGGTCCCCCGGGGCCCCTTCCAGGGCAGTGTGGAGCAGCTGGCCTCACCTGCCCAGAGCGAGGCGGCTGACTTCACCAAGTTCTGGGACAGCGTGAACCGCTCAGTGAGGCAACAGCAGCGTGCCCTGCTGGGCCCGTGGCTGGCAGCCCCCCGGGGCACAGACACAGAGCGGCCCAGGCTGGACGCGGCTGGGCTCGCCCAGCTGCCCTTGTGCCCCTGCAGGGATCCCCGGAGCGGCTCCAAAGCTAGCTCTGTTGACACCGGTACCCCCAAGAGTGAGCAGCCAGAATCTGTGTCCACGAGTGATGAGGGTTACTATGACTCCTTCTCGCCGGGCCTCgaggaggacaggaaggaggcCACGAGCCCAGGCACACCCGCAGCCCCCTTCCCACGGGACAGCTACAGTGGGGACGCCCTCTACGAGCTCTTCCACGACCCCAGTGAAGGCCCCGTCGGCCCGAGCCCGGATGACGacctgtgtgtgtctgagagTCTGTCGGGGCCAGCCCTGGGGACGCCGCTGTCTATGTGCAGCTTCCACGTGGGGGCCGAGGAGAACCTGGCCCCAGCGCCAGGCCCCGACCTGCTCAGCCAGGGCTTCCTGCAGAGCTCCTGGAAGGGCAAGGAGTGCCTGCTGAAGCTCTGCAACACCGAGCTGGCCATCACCATGGGCATTGTGAGCTGGCTCCGCCGTGGCCCTGCACCCCGAGCCCCACCTACCCCTGAGGAGCCCACAGCCCCACCTGGCCCCCAGAGGGCCCCCAGGGCACGGGCAGAAAagctggagggcaggggagccCAGCCCTCAGACGCAGGGGGGCCCACGGTGTGCTCAGCACCCCGCAGGCAGGAGCTGTGGGAATGCTCAGGCACCAAATGCCTACTTGCCGGAGCAAGCGAGGTCCCAGTGGGCACTGGGCAGGGGCCCAGCACTCTGTCCAGGCACCCCTCTCTGGAGAAAGGGACAGCAGGCCACCCTGAAAGCTTGTTCTCCTCTGTGGTGTCTGCAGCTGCTGCAACAGCAGACACTTCCAATAAAAACAAGGCCCCGAGCCCCTCTGCCCGGCCTAGCTCCCAGAAGGAGCCCAGGCTACCTGGGGACCTGGGGTGTTTCCAAGGCCCCTGGAGACCAGGTCGTGGGGGAAGTACTCTGGACACAGAGCCCATGCTGACGGGCTGTGTGGCCCGTGTGGCAGCCCTGCAGATACACCAGGATGGCCAGCCCCCACCCGGACGGCCTCTAAGGCAGGACGCAGGCAGTGGGTTCTTTGGGCAGCCGCGGGCCAAGAGCCCTGACACTCTGCTGCGGAAACAGCCCAGCAGCCCCCCCAGTGTGGCCACTGCCCGTGACCTGCCCTCTCTGGCCAGTGCACAGGACCGGAGGTGTCAAGACCACATCTCAGACCTGAGTAGGCTCAAGGTGGAGCCTGCTGGGCTGAGCGTCCAGGCCGGCGCCTCCGTGGAGAGCCAGTCCCCACAGCTCAGCACAGGGGCTGGGGAACAGGTGGCACATGGCAGTCTGCTGGACTCTGAGGCCCCCTTGGCTCCTGCTGACTGGCGCCGCCCCCAGCACCAGCGCCCGGAAACCCTGGGCCTCACTTTGGACAGCCAGCGGGAGAGGGGGCCCTTGGCAAGTGCCCCTGAATGCCGCTGCAGCCTCCTGGCCCGAGAGGGCCTCCTCTACGGCTAG
- the GPR148 gene encoding probable G-protein coupled receptor 148, which translates to MEGKLAPCVLGTTAWPALAQLASNTPLLAVATLALSPLLLVTILRSQRLRQDPHYLLLANILLSDLAYLLFHMLISYSSLGGWELGRIACGIVTDAVFAAYTSTILSLTATVLHTYLAVAHPLRYLSFVSRGAVRKAVALIWLAAFFFPTFLLWFSKRQDAQQEERGASCILPLSLGTQGRAPLVTVTHISILCLLFLCTALIAYCFRRIYTEARTSDICMKGYSWARGTLLMHSVLITLYMSAGVMLSLDVMLTKYRHIGARTHTWLLAANSEVLMLLPRAMLPYLYLLRYRKLLGVFRGLFSSRRHKAIFTTSQSCQVHNLAG; encoded by the exons ATGGAGGGCAAGCTGGCACCCTGCGTTCTCGGCACTACAGCCTGGCCAGCCCTGGCCCAGCTTGCCAGCAATACACC CCTGCTGGCTGTGGCCACGCTGGCCCTGAGCCCCCTGCTGCTGGTGACCATCCTGCGGAGCCAGCGGCTGCGGCAGGACCCCCACTACCTGCTGCTGGCCAACATCCTGCTCTCGGACCTGGCCTATCTTCTCTTCCACATGCTCATCTCCTACAGCAGCCTGGGCGGCTGGGAGCTGGGCCGCATCGCCTGCGGCATTGTCACAGATGCTGTCTTCGCCGCCTACACCAGCACCATCCTGTCCCTCACGGCCACCGTACTGCACACCTACCTGGCAGTTGCTCATCCTCTGCGCTACCTCTCCTTCGTGTCCCGGGGGGCTGTCCGAAAGGCAGTGGCCCTCATCTGGCTGGCGGCCTTTTTCTTTCCCACGTTTCTCCTTTGGTTCAGCAAGCGGCAGGATGCCCAGCAGGAGGAGCGTGGGGCCTCGTGCATCCTGCCGCTGAGCCTGGGCACCCAGGGCCGTGCCCCCCTCGTCACAGTCACCCACATTTCCATCCTGtgccttctcttcctctgcacGGCTCTCATTGCCTACTGCTTCCGGAGGATCTACACAGAGGCCAGGACATCAGACATCTGCATGAAGGGCTATTCCTGGGCCAGGGGCACCCTGCTTATGCATTCAGTGCTGATCACACTGTACATGAGCGCAGGGGTGATGCTCTCCCTGGACGTCATGCTGACCAAGTACCGCCACATTGGTGCCAGGACTCACACTTGGCTCCTGGCAGCCAACAGCGAGGTGCTTATGCTGCTTCCCCGAGCCATGCTCCCGTACCTGTACCTGCTCCGCTACCGGAAGCTGCTGGGGGTGTTCAGGGGCCTCTTCTCATCCAGGAGGCACAAGGCAATCTTTACCACATCCCAGAGCTGCCAAGTGCACAATTTGGCAGGCTGA